One window of Chamaesiphon minutus PCC 6605 genomic DNA carries:
- a CDS encoding type I polyketide synthase gives MNSNFNGLEIAVIGLAGKFAGGETIEDFWRNLENGVELITPLTDGETRSNGIERFGAVLKDVDRFDAAFFGFNPKEAETMDPQHRLFLESAWEALENAGYSSENEERAIGVFAGVGMGTYLLYNLSPNPGLIESRGFLPTLVGVDKDYLPTRVSYKLNLKGPSISMGTACSSSLVAVHLACQSLLSGECDMALAAGVAVKVPQSETTLSPDEIVSPDGHCRAFDCNANGTVGGNGLGIVVLKRLEDAIADRDRIYAVVKGSAINNDGAMKVGYTAPSQEGQAKVIRAAQLMAEVEPETISYMETHGTGTALGDPIEVAAMTQAFRASTDLKQFCAIGSVKTNIGHLDAAAGITGFIKTVLALHHKRIPPSLHFETPNPQIDFASSPFYVNTKLTEWETNGTPRRAGVSSFGFGGTNVHAILEEAPPLDPATSQPRAYQLLALSAKTATALDRSTVNLSDRLKQSPELNLADVAYTLQMGRWAFDRRRFAIVSSLDNAVQALSAEDSPQVFTGQTTASNPPIMLMFSGQGSQYVNMGRELYESEATFRSDVDRCLTFLQSQHDIDLRSVLFADSADLATATHQLTQTAIAQPALFTIEYALAQLWMSWGVTPQGAIGHSIGEYVAACLAGVFSLEDALTVVVTRGILMQQQPTGTMLAVHLAAADLQPLLDDTLYLAAHNSPTLNVVSGTVEAIAGLESLLATRGITCRPLHTSHAFHSPLMEGAIEPFVECLRQITLHPPQLPFISNVTGTWITPAAATDPCYWVQHLRQPVQFAAGMAELLTNTEAIFLEVGAGRTLGTLTKQQAPDRTILYSLPHPQDKSSDLELMLKTLGQLWLSGVEVDWTSFYADRECQRVPLPTYPFDRQRYWIDAPALNELNRALVTPVKKADIGDWFYVPSWKRAVSPAIVPTDRSRCWVIFSARLGFADSMAQRLQQQGDRVIEVEIGTQFSHNNDIYTIDPSDLSHYETLMQSVLSVDRAPIITHLWTLGADLCFEESQTLGFYSLLYLAQAIGHQNSNDPIHIGVVTSNSQDVTGTETIQPETATILGACRVIPQEYPHISCCAIDMAQRLEVVAGGAKSACLEKVLHLGKPQERTFRYADWDIDRTIAEILTQAKTSSDPIVAYRGNYRWLPIAEPLYLNPVESPTSLRNRGVYLITGGMGGIGLTIATHLAQTIIQPKLILIGRSPFPDRAKWESWLTTHDEADKTSIKIRQLQSLQAIGAEILVLNADVADLAQMAAIQGQIQQTYGQINGIFHTAGIPGDGIIQLKTPETAANVMRPKVQGTLVLERIYRDKHLDFLVLFSSHSALLGGMGQIDYCAANNFLDAFALAQNRNPNYRTISIDWDIWQEVGMGADLTGLPTHLKQERLAALATGIAPAAGWEALQRILHSDLDRAIVSTQDWQTVLKQQQQRTVSTAATPQPSPEQTTAAEHTRSIQTAYIAPSTEIEQRIAQLWQNQLGIAQIGANDNFFELGGHSLLAVRIVSQLREIYPVDLSLRTLLSEAPTVAGLAAIIADLLCEPDDPDEMIRLLAEIENLSIDEVRDRLDREQAIS, from the coding sequence ATGAATTCAAATTTTAACGGTTTAGAAATAGCAGTAATTGGACTTGCTGGCAAATTTGCGGGCGGGGAGACGATCGAGGACTTTTGGCGAAATTTAGAAAATGGAGTCGAATTAATTACCCCACTTACTGATGGTGAGACGCGCTCTAATGGGATCGAGCGGTTTGGGGCGGTGCTAAAGGATGTCGATCGATTTGATGCTGCTTTTTTCGGTTTCAATCCCAAGGAAGCTGAAACAATGGACCCTCAACATCGGTTGTTTTTGGAATCTGCTTGGGAAGCTCTCGAAAATGCGGGTTATAGCTCGGAAAATGAGGAGCGCGCGATCGGGGTATTTGCAGGTGTGGGGATGGGAACTTACCTGTTATATAACCTCAGCCCGAATCCAGGATTGATTGAATCGCGGGGATTTTTGCCCACATTAGTGGGAGTTGATAAAGATTATTTACCCACTCGCGTCTCTTATAAATTGAACCTCAAGGGGCCGAGTATCAGCATGGGGACGGCTTGTTCTAGTTCCTTAGTTGCGGTGCATTTAGCCTGTCAAAGTCTGCTCAGTGGCGAGTGTGACATGGCTCTGGCTGCTGGGGTGGCGGTGAAAGTACCGCAGAGTGAAACTACCCTCTCACCTGATGAAATCGTGTCTCCCGATGGGCATTGTCGCGCCTTCGACTGTAACGCTAATGGCACTGTGGGCGGTAACGGGCTGGGAATTGTAGTATTGAAACGGCTGGAAGATGCGATCGCCGATCGAGATCGGATTTATGCGGTAGTCAAAGGTTCGGCGATTAATAATGATGGGGCGATGAAAGTCGGCTACACCGCACCCAGTCAGGAAGGACAAGCTAAAGTGATTCGCGCCGCGCAATTGATGGCGGAAGTCGAGCCGGAAACCATTAGCTATATGGAAACTCACGGTACGGGTACGGCATTGGGCGATCCGATCGAAGTTGCCGCAATGACGCAAGCTTTTCGCGCATCGACAGATCTCAAGCAGTTTTGCGCGATCGGATCTGTCAAAACTAATATCGGACATTTAGATGCGGCGGCGGGGATTACCGGATTCATCAAAACGGTGTTGGCACTGCATCACAAACGGATTCCCCCCAGTCTTCATTTTGAAACTCCCAATCCGCAAATTGATTTTGCTAGTAGTCCCTTTTATGTCAATACTAAGTTAACTGAATGGGAAACTAACGGTACTCCACGTCGAGCGGGGGTGAGTTCCTTCGGTTTTGGCGGTACGAATGTTCATGCCATTTTAGAAGAAGCTCCGCCCCTCGATCCGGCAACTTCACAACCGAGAGCTTATCAACTGTTGGCACTGTCAGCGAAAACAGCGACAGCATTAGATCGATCGACGGTTAATTTAAGCGATCGACTCAAACAGTCACCCGAACTGAATTTAGCCGATGTTGCTTATACATTACAAATGGGGCGGTGGGCATTCGATCGACGGCGATTTGCGATCGTTTCTAGCTTAGATAATGCCGTGCAAGCCTTATCAGCGGAAGATTCGCCGCAGGTATTTACAGGGCAGACAACAGCTAGCAATCCGCCGATAATGTTGATGTTTTCCGGTCAAGGTTCCCAATATGTCAATATGGGACGAGAACTGTATGAAAGCGAAGCTACCTTTCGATCGGATGTCGATCGCTGTTTGACGTTCCTGCAATCCCAGCACGATATCGATCTCCGATCGGTATTATTTGCTGATTCAGCCGATCTCGCCACAGCTACCCACCAACTCACCCAAACCGCGATCGCCCAACCTGCCTTATTTACGATCGAATATGCCCTCGCCCAACTCTGGATGTCTTGGGGCGTAACCCCGCAAGGCGCGATCGGACATAGTATCGGTGAATATGTCGCCGCCTGTTTAGCGGGTGTCTTCTCGCTGGAGGATGCGCTGACGGTAGTTGTCACGCGCGGAATATTAATGCAGCAGCAGCCGACGGGCACGATGCTAGCCGTCCATTTAGCCGCCGCAGATCTCCAGCCCTTACTCGATGACACCCTTTACCTCGCGGCTCATAATAGTCCCACTCTGAATGTAGTTTCGGGGACAGTTGAAGCGATCGCGGGATTAGAGAGCCTACTGGCAACGCGAGGGATTACTTGCCGTCCGTTGCATACTTCCCATGCCTTCCATTCGCCCCTGATGGAGGGCGCGATCGAGCCATTCGTCGAATGTTTGCGCCAGATTACGCTCCATCCGCCCCAACTTCCGTTTATTTCCAATGTTACGGGAACTTGGATAACACCCGCAGCCGCCACCGATCCGTGCTACTGGGTGCAGCATTTGCGTCAGCCCGTGCAATTTGCAGCAGGGATGGCAGAGTTATTAACCAATACCGAGGCGATCTTCCTAGAAGTCGGGGCAGGGCGAACTCTGGGCACCTTAACCAAACAACAGGCACCAGATCGGACTATTCTTTATTCCCTCCCCCATCCCCAGGATAAATCTTCGGATCTAGAATTGATGCTGAAAACCTTGGGGCAACTGTGGTTGAGTGGCGTGGAAGTTGATTGGACTAGCTTTTATGCCGATCGGGAATGCCAGCGCGTACCCCTGCCTACCTATCCCTTCGATCGACAGCGGTACTGGATCGACGCACCTGCACTAAACGAGCTAAATCGCGCTCTAGTTACGCCAGTTAAAAAAGCGGATATCGGCGACTGGTTCTATGTCCCCTCTTGGAAGCGGGCGGTTTCACCCGCGATCGTGCCGACAGATCGATCGCGTTGTTGGGTAATATTTAGTGCCCGATTGGGATTCGCAGACTCGATGGCACAACGCTTGCAGCAACAGGGCGATCGAGTAATTGAGGTCGAAATTGGTACTCAATTTAGCCACAATAACGATATTTATACGATCGATCCTAGCGATCTCAGCCACTATGAGACACTGATGCAATCAGTGTTATCTGTAGATCGAGCACCCATTATTACTCATCTCTGGACGCTGGGCGCGGATCTGTGCTTTGAAGAGTCGCAAACCTTGGGCTTCTATAGTTTGCTCTATCTAGCTCAAGCGATCGGGCATCAAAATAGCAACGATCCGATCCACATTGGCGTAGTGACTAGCAATAGTCAAGATGTCACGGGCACCGAAACGATTCAACCGGAAACAGCGACTATTTTGGGAGCTTGTCGAGTCATTCCTCAAGAATATCCACATATTAGCTGCTGTGCGATCGATATGGCACAACGACTGGAAGTCGTTGCTGGTGGTGCAAAGTCCGCCTGTCTTGAAAAGGTGCTTCACTTGGGGAAACCCCAAGAACGCACTTTTCGCTACGCGGACTGGGATATAGATCGGACGATCGCTGAGATTCTGACTCAGGCTAAGACATCGAGCGATCCAATCGTCGCTTATCGGGGCAATTATCGCTGGTTGCCGATCGCCGAACCCCTGTATTTAAACCCCGTCGAGTCGCCAACATCATTACGAAATCGGGGCGTATATCTGATTACAGGCGGGATGGGTGGAATCGGACTGACGATCGCCACACATCTAGCCCAGACGATAATACAGCCAAAACTTATTCTAATCGGTCGTTCGCCATTTCCAGATCGAGCTAAATGGGAAAGCTGGTTGACAACTCATGATGAAGCGGATAAAACAAGTATCAAAATCCGCCAACTCCAATCCCTCCAAGCGATCGGGGCAGAAATACTCGTACTAAATGCCGACGTTGCCGATCTAGCCCAAATGGCAGCCATTCAGGGGCAAATCCAGCAAACCTACGGGCAAATTAACGGCATCTTCCACACAGCGGGTATCCCAGGCGACGGCATCATCCAACTTAAAACCCCCGAAACCGCAGCCAACGTCATGCGCCCCAAAGTCCAAGGCACACTAGTACTCGAGCGCATCTACCGCGACAAACACCTCGATTTCTTAGTCTTATTCTCCTCACACAGTGCCTTGCTCGGCGGGATGGGACAAATTGACTATTGCGCCGCCAACAATTTTCTCGATGCCTTCGCCCTCGCCCAAAACCGCAACCCCAACTATCGCACCATCTCGATCGACTGGGATATCTGGCAAGAAGTCGGTATGGGAGCCGATCTCACCGGACTACCCACCCATCTCAAACAGGAACGATTAGCAGCCCTCGCCACAGGCATCGCCCCCGCCGCCGGATGGGAAGCCCTCCAGCGTATCCTTCACAGCGATCTCGATCGGGCGATCGTCTCTACTCAAGACTGGCAAACAGTCCTGAAACAACAACAGCAGCGCACTGTATCAACTGCCGCAACTCCCCAACCTAGCCCCGAACAGACAACAGCAGCGGAACACACTCGATCGATTCAAACCGCCTACATCGCACCCAGCACCGAGATCGAGCAACGAATCGCCCAACTATGGCAAAACCAACTCGGTATCGCCCAAATCGGTGCAAATGATAACTTCTTCGAGCTTGGCGGACATTCCCTCCTCGCCGTGCGGATTGTCTCCCAACTCCGCGAAATCTACCCCGTCGATCTATCCCTGCGAACCCTCCTATCCGAAGCCCCAACCGTAGCCGGATTGGCAGCCATCATCGCCGATCTCCTCTGTGAGCCAGACGATCCTGATGAAATGATTCGCCTGTTAGCCGAGATTGAAAATTTGTCGATCGATGAAGTACGCGATCGATTAGATCGGGAACAGGCAATAAGTTAG